TGAATACCCCATTCACCGCCCGGCTCCCAAGCTGGTGGACCAATCCACTTCAACGGAACAGCTGGAAACCGGTATCAAGGTTATCGACCTGATGGTACCATTCCTCAAGGGTGGTAAGGTCGGTATGTTCGGTGGTGCCGGTGTGGGCAAAACCGTTATCGTTATGGAGCTCATCAACAACATCGCCAAGCAGCACGGTGGTATCTCGGTTTTCGCCGGTGTGGGTGAGCGTACCCGTGAAGGTAACGACCTTTACCATGAAATGACCGAATCGGGCGTTATGCCCAAAACCACTATGGTGTTCGGCCAGATGAACGAACCCCCCGGAGTGCGTCTCCGGGTTGCCCTGACCGGCCTGTGCATGGCTGAGTTCTTCAGGGATGAACTGGGTGCCGACACATTGCTGTTCATCGATAACATTTTCCGTTTCACCCAGGCCGGTTCCGAGGTTTCGGCTCTCTTGGGCCGGATGCCCTCCGCCGTGGGTTACCAGCCCACGCTGGCCACTGAGATGGGTCAGATGCAGGAGCGGATTACCTCAACCAAGCAAGGTTCAGTTACCTCGGTGCAGGCCGTTTACGTGCCCGCTGACGACTTGACTGACCCCGCGCCGGCAACAACCTTTGCTCACCTGGACGCCACCGTTGTGTTGTCCCGTCAGATTGCCGAGCTTGGTATTTACCCGGCTGTGGACCCGCTGGACTCCACATCAAGGATTTTGGACCCCAACGTCGTCGGGCAGGAACACTATGAAACAGCCCGGGGCGTGCAATCTGTTTTGCAGCGTTACAAAGAGCTGCAGGACATCATCGCCATCCTTGGTATGGAAGAATTATCGGATGATGACAAATTAATTGTGGCCCGGGCCAGGAAGCTGCAGCGTTTCCTCTCCCAGCCCTTCCACGTGGCGGAAACATTTACAGGTTATCCCGGTGCGTATGTATCACTGAAAGACAGTATCCGTGGATTCCAGGAAATCTTGGATGGTAAACACGATGAGCTGCCTGAGGATGCGTTCTACATGGTAGGCACCATTGAGGAGGCAGTAGCCAAGGCCAAACGTCTGGCAGGAGAAGGTGCATAAGCATGGCGGAAGAAAAACTGCAACGGTTGGAAGTTGTTACACCCGAGAAAAAGACATACAGCCAGGATATCCGGTTCGTGGTTCTGCCCGGCACCGAGGGTGAATTGGGTATCTTACCCGAGCACGCCCCGCTGGTCACCTCCCTGAAAACCGGCCTGGTTCGTGTGCAGCATGAGGGAAAAACATTAAAAATAGCCGTCAGCGGCGGCTTTGCCGAGGTGCGTAACAGCAGAGTAACCGTTTTGGCCAATGCTGCCGAGCGGGAGGACCAAATCGACGTTCAGCGTGCCCAGGCCGCCAAGGAACGTGCCGAACAACGCCTGGCGTCCGGCGGTTCGGACATCGACGTGGTCCGAGCCGAAGCCGCTCTGAAAAGGGCCCTCAACCGCCTCAAGGCGGCGGGCCAGGCTTAAACTTTAACTCAAACTTAAAAGGAAGCAGGGGGACGGTTCCCTTGCTTCCTTTTGTGTTTGCCCGGCATGTTTGCTGTGCCGGTGGGTTAAGAAACCCTTTGCTACATTTACTCGAAAAAATATTTTATGGAATTTCCTGCAAAATCTTATCATTTATAATCAATTGCAAAAAATCAGGCGCTTTAATTATAGCTATCCCCTTGTACTCACCTAACTTTAATAAATGTTTATCGCCTGAAATTATATAACTCGATCCGCTGGCAACAGCACATTCAATTATTTTGTTATCGTCAGGGTCAGCAATAACGATATCAATTTTTTCAGTAGGAGTTATAAAGGTAATTACAGGCAAAAGCCTTCCAATAAAACCATCAACTTCATCATTGGAAAAACGGAATTTTGGATATTGAGTCACCCTGTAAAATTCGCTTAATATCTGAGCCGAAAGGCAAAGCTCCAACTTTGATTCCAGAACCATTTCGATGACAGCGGCTTCCGGGCCATTCCATCTTACCACCCTCATTAAGATATTCTTACATGTATTATATTATGCCTTTTCTTACCCAGCAATATCTATTTACGCTGTTCAATCTGAATGTCCTATCCCACGGGATAACTGGTAATTAACGCTGGTATGCACCACAGGCAAACTGGTAACAATAGGTAACATCAATCAACTGCAACGGAGGGATACGGTGGAAAAGTTATTTATCAGGGGCGGCAGGCCTTTACACGGCAAAGTGCGCGTCAGTGGCTCGAAAAACGCCGTGCTGCCCATTATCGCGGCCTGCCTGCTGCCCACATCCCCGTGTACCCTGGAGGATATACCCGGCCTGGCGGACGTTCATACCATTTGCCTGGTGTTGCAGCACCTGGGCGCCCGGGTGGAGCGAAAGGGTACAACCCTGGTGATCCACCCGCCGGAAAAACCCAGCACCGAGGCACCCTATGAATTTGTACGCCAAATGCGGGCCTCATTTTTGGTGATGGGGCCGCTTTTGGCCCGCGCGGGCCTGGCGGCCATATCGCTGCCCGGCGGTTGCGCCATCGGCAGCCGGCCCGTCGACCTGCATCTTAAAGGCTTGCAAATGCTGGGTGCCCGCATAGAACACGGTTACGGCAGCATCCGGGCCAGGGCCGAAAAGGGTGGACTCCGGGGCAACCGTATTTACCTGGACTTTCCCAGCGTGGGGGCCACCGAAAACATCATTATGGCCGCCGTGCTGGCCCGGGGCCAAACACTGATCGAAAACGCCGCCGAGGAGCCGGAAGTGGTGGACCTGGCCAACTTTCTCTGTGCCATGGGGGCCAAAATTAAAGGGGCGGGCACCAAAGTGATTAAAATCACCGGGGTTAAAGAGCTGCACGGGGTAACCCATACGGTAATACCGGATCGCATCGAGGCGGGCACCTACCTGGTGGCCGGGGCCATCACCGGCGGAAATGTCCTGGTGGAGAATGTCATTGCTAACCACGTTAAACCTGTGCTGGCCAAGCTGCTGGAAATGGGCGTAACGGTATATGAGGAGAACGACGGCCTTAGGGTTATCGGGCAGCAAGAATACACTGCGGTGGATGTAAAAACCATGCCTTACCCCGGATTTCCCACTGACATGCAGCC
The sequence above is a segment of the Desulfallas thermosapovorans DSM 6562 genome. Coding sequences within it:
- the atpD gene encoding F0F1 ATP synthase subunit beta, which gives rise to MANVGEVVQVIGVVVDIRFPPGQVPDIYNAVKITSEKEDAFGRKIDLTLEVAQHLGNNIVRTVAMSTTDGLVRGMKAVDLGKPISVPVGEPVLGRMVDVLGNPIDGKGEIKSDHEYPIHRPAPKLVDQSTSTEQLETGIKVIDLMVPFLKGGKVGMFGGAGVGKTVIVMELINNIAKQHGGISVFAGVGERTREGNDLYHEMTESGVMPKTTMVFGQMNEPPGVRLRVALTGLCMAEFFRDELGADTLLFIDNIFRFTQAGSEVSALLGRMPSAVGYQPTLATEMGQMQERITSTKQGSVTSVQAVYVPADDLTDPAPATTFAHLDATVVLSRQIAELGIYPAVDPLDSTSRILDPNVVGQEHYETARGVQSVLQRYKELQDIIAILGMEELSDDDKLIVARARKLQRFLSQPFHVAETFTGYPGAYVSLKDSIRGFQEILDGKHDELPEDAFYMVGTIEEAVAKAKRLAGEGA
- a CDS encoding putative toxin-antitoxin system toxin component, PIN family, with translation MRVVRWNGPEAAVIEMVLESKLELCLSAQILSEFYRVTQYPKFRFSNDEVDGFIGRLLPVITFITPTEKIDIVIADPDDNKIIECAVASGSSYIISGDKHLLKLGEYKGIAIIKAPDFLQLIINDKILQEIP
- the murA gene encoding UDP-N-acetylglucosamine 1-carboxyvinyltransferase, with protein sequence MEKLFIRGGRPLHGKVRVSGSKNAVLPIIAACLLPTSPCTLEDIPGLADVHTICLVLQHLGARVERKGTTLVIHPPEKPSTEAPYEFVRQMRASFLVMGPLLARAGLAAISLPGGCAIGSRPVDLHLKGLQMLGARIEHGYGSIRARAEKGGLRGNRIYLDFPSVGATENIIMAAVLARGQTLIENAAEEPEVVDLANFLCAMGAKIKGAGTKVIKITGVKELHGVTHTVIPDRIEAGTYLVAGAITGGNVLVENVIANHVKPVLAKLLEMGVTVYEENDGLRVIGQQEYTAVDVKTMPYPGFPTDMQPQMMALLTRARGTAIITETVFENRFMHVSELRRMGARIKTVGRNAVIQGPVHLSGAPVKATDLRAGAALVLAGLCAEGVTEVSNVHHIQRGYEHLMDKLRNLGAAIWA
- a CDS encoding F0F1 ATP synthase subunit epsilon gives rise to the protein MAEEKLQRLEVVTPEKKTYSQDIRFVVLPGTEGELGILPEHAPLVTSLKTGLVRVQHEGKTLKIAVSGGFAEVRNSRVTVLANAAEREDQIDVQRAQAAKERAEQRLASGGSDIDVVRAEAALKRALNRLKAAGQA